A single window of Paenibacillus sp. FSL H8-0537 DNA harbors:
- a CDS encoding (deoxy)nucleoside triphosphate pyrophosphohydrolase, which produces MLEVAAAIISNEQNQLLIARRKKGKSQEGLWEFPGGKIEQGESAQSCLRRELLEEMQIEIFPHEWFGVNDHYYGATHIRLVAYKASYVSGEIILVDHDDYRWVRREELKGYSFAPADIKFVEMLELEQGLE; this is translated from the coding sequence ATGCTCGAGGTGGCAGCGGCAATTATAAGCAATGAACAGAATCAGCTCTTAATCGCTCGGCGCAAAAAAGGAAAATCGCAGGAAGGATTATGGGAGTTTCCTGGCGGGAAAATCGAGCAGGGAGAATCGGCGCAGTCCTGTCTCCGCAGAGAGCTGCTGGAGGAGATGCAGATTGAGATTTTTCCCCATGAATGGTTTGGTGTGAACGACCATTATTATGGCGCTACTCATATCCGGCTAGTCGCGTATAAAGCTTCATACGTAAGCGGTGAGATTATTTTAGTCGATCATGATGACTATCGTTGGGTTCGTCGTGAGGAGCTGAAAGGCTATAGCTTTGCGCCAGCCGATATTAAGTTTGTTGAGATGCTGGAGCTCGAACAGGGCTTAGAATAG
- a CDS encoding DUF3427 domain-containing protein, whose translation MKQGLYEQVINNGTLRQLGALDPSAYDIGKEPLDPEEARKLLSNYIATVIRRALKLVRESSSSDEEAVLAQVRACNEMIASLRNSLDHQDYEELELHEQGEILTYVYAKLNSHRAIKNDKVVRPTTPLSQSSLFTGSHAEPNMLNELKQEIVTADRIEFLVSFIKWSGLRCLMEQLEQFTARGGQLRVITTTYMEATDFKAVMELSKLPNTEIKISYDSSRTRLHAKAYVFKRDTGFTTAYVGSSNLSNPALTSGLEWNLKVTEKDSYDVLKKIEATFESYWNDREFASYSVNDPEHEDRLKQALGKRDKNASNQETMYFAFNIMPYDYQKEILEKLEAERTLYGRSKNLLVAATGVGKTVISAFDYRRFTQRNARARLLFVAHREEILKQSLDTFRFVLKDLNFGELHVGSHQAGSIDHLFISIQSFNTLKLTEHTTADYYDFIIVDEFHHAAAPTYQKLLKHYRPSILLGLTATPERMDGKDVLHYFDDTIAAEIRLTDAIDRKLLCPFQYFGVSDHVDLSQVKWSRRGYDLQELENLYTNNKIRATQIINSLKKYVTDVDDVKGLGFCVGVNHALYMAKVFNEAGIPAQALHGGSSEQDRSQVKHKLVNGELKMIFVVDLYNEGVDIPEVNTVLFLRPTESLTVFLQQLGRGLRLAEGKECLTVLDFIGQSHKDYNFQDKFRAILGKTKHSVQHYVEHGFSSLPKGSFIQLEKLAKTFILYNLKQATINRRSLIYKLKYFEGDTGLELSLENFAHYHGMTLQELYGGRTGKRSFRGLMVEAEVLDAFEMEQEDHLVKRLPALLSLNSRRLLKFLIAYLSGEKIAATEEELLMLNLFYYTFYSSEPSKQGFTSMEQGIQFIISCPAFREEIIDILSYNMKHINFVDESNAFPYACPLDLHCRYSTNQILAAFGVWNEDKAPSFREGVKYLEDKGTDIFFITLNKSDKDFSPSTLYEDYAINERLFHWQTQSRISEETKTAQRYIHHKQLGHRIALFVREYKEEHNFTSPFMFLGEVEYVRHEGNKPMSFVWRLKKEMPPALVPAANKAIV comes from the coding sequence ATGAAGCAAGGTCTTTATGAACAGGTCATCAATAACGGAACGTTGAGGCAGCTGGGGGCATTAGATCCGTCGGCCTATGATATTGGCAAGGAGCCGCTTGATCCGGAGGAAGCGCGGAAGCTGCTTTCCAACTATATCGCGACTGTCATTCGCCGAGCATTAAAGCTGGTGCGTGAGAGTTCGAGCAGCGACGAGGAAGCGGTACTGGCGCAGGTTCGAGCCTGCAACGAAATGATAGCCTCGCTCAGAAATAGTCTCGATCATCAGGATTATGAGGAGCTGGAGCTGCACGAGCAAGGGGAAATCCTTACCTACGTTTATGCCAAGCTAAATTCTCATCGTGCGATCAAAAATGATAAGGTCGTACGTCCAACAACGCCGCTATCTCAAAGCTCGCTTTTCACAGGCTCACATGCCGAGCCCAATATGTTGAACGAATTAAAGCAGGAAATTGTAACGGCGGATCGCATTGAATTTCTCGTTTCTTTTATCAAATGGAGTGGGCTTCGTTGTCTCATGGAGCAGCTTGAGCAATTTACCGCACGAGGCGGGCAACTGCGGGTAATCACGACTACCTATATGGAAGCGACAGATTTCAAGGCGGTTATGGAGCTGAGCAAGCTGCCTAATACGGAAATTAAAATCTCCTATGATAGCAGCCGTACAAGATTGCATGCCAAAGCTTATGTTTTCAAAAGGGATACGGGATTTACGACCGCTTATGTCGGTTCATCCAATCTTTCGAATCCTGCGCTTACAAGTGGGCTAGAGTGGAATTTGAAGGTAACGGAGAAGGATTCCTACGACGTGCTGAAAAAAATCGAAGCGACCTTCGAAAGCTATTGGAATGATCGTGAGTTTGCCAGCTATTCAGTTAACGATCCGGAGCATGAAGACCGACTGAAGCAAGCACTTGGAAAACGGGATAAAAATGCTTCGAATCAAGAAACGATGTATTTTGCTTTCAATATTATGCCTTATGATTATCAGAAGGAAATCCTTGAGAAGCTGGAAGCGGAGAGAACGTTATACGGCAGGTCGAAAAATTTGCTTGTCGCCGCTACAGGTGTAGGCAAAACGGTCATTTCCGCTTTTGACTACCGACGTTTTACACAGCGGAATGCCCGAGCCAGGCTGTTATTCGTGGCCCATCGGGAAGAGATTTTGAAGCAAAGCCTGGACACGTTTCGCTTTGTTCTGAAGGACTTGAACTTTGGTGAGCTGCATGTCGGGAGTCATCAGGCTGGGTCTATTGATCACCTTTTTATCAGTATTCAGAGCTTTAATACACTTAAGTTAACGGAGCATACAACAGCAGACTACTACGATTTTATTATAGTGGATGAGTTTCACCATGCTGCGGCGCCAACTTATCAGAAGCTGTTAAAGCATTACCGACCGAGCATCTTACTGGGTCTAACGGCAACGCCTGAACGGATGGACGGCAAGGATGTTCTGCATTATTTTGACGATACGATTGCTGCGGAAATTCGTCTGACAGATGCGATTGATCGAAAATTGCTTTGTCCCTTTCAATACTTTGGGGTGAGCGATCATGTGGATCTGTCTCAAGTGAAATGGTCAAGACGTGGCTATGATCTGCAGGAGCTTGAGAACCTATATACGAACAACAAAATTCGAGCCACACAAATTATTAACAGCTTGAAAAAATATGTGACCGATGTAGACGATGTGAAGGGACTTGGGTTTTGTGTAGGGGTTAACCATGCGCTTTATATGGCTAAAGTGTTTAATGAAGCGGGTATTCCAGCGCAAGCGTTGCATGGCGGTTCAAGTGAACAGGACCGGAGCCAAGTCAAGCATAAGCTCGTAAATGGCGAGCTAAAAATGATTTTTGTCGTAGACCTCTATAATGAGGGTGTCGACATACCAGAAGTGAATACGGTGTTGTTCCTGCGCCCGACGGAAAGTTTGACGGTATTTTTGCAGCAATTAGGCCGGGGCCTTCGGTTAGCGGAAGGGAAGGAATGCTTGACGGTTCTCGATTTTATTGGCCAATCGCATAAGGATTACAATTTTCAGGATAAGTTTCGAGCGATATTGGGAAAGACGAAGCATTCTGTCCAGCATTATGTAGAGCATGGTTTTTCGAGTCTGCCGAAGGGCAGCTTTATTCAGCTAGAGAAGCTGGCCAAAACCTTCATTCTATATAATTTGAAGCAGGCAACGATAAACAGACGAAGCCTGATTTATAAGCTGAAATATTTTGAAGGGGACACGGGACTTGAGCTGAGCCTTGAGAATTTTGCCCATTACCATGGGATGACCTTGCAGGAGCTTTATGGCGGGAGAACAGGAAAACGTTCCTTTCGAGGGTTGATGGTAGAAGCAGAGGTTCTAGATGCTTTCGAAATGGAGCAGGAGGATCACTTAGTCAAACGATTGCCTGCCTTGCTAAGCCTTAACTCGCGTAGGCTATTAAAGTTCCTCATTGCTTACCTATCTGGTGAAAAAATCGCGGCTACAGAAGAAGAGCTGCTCATGCTGAATCTGTTCTACTACACGTTCTATTCATCTGAGCCTAGCAAGCAAGGCTTTACGAGTATGGAGCAGGGCATTCAATTTATTATTTCCTGCCCAGCGTTCCGGGAAGAGATCATTGATATTTTATCCTATAATATGAAGCATATAAATTTCGTTGACGAGTCCAATGCTTTTCCATATGCGTGTCCATTAGATTTGCATTGCAGGTATTCGACCAATCAAATATTAGCGGCTTTTGGGGTTTGGAACGAGGATAAGGCGCCAAGCTTCCGTGAAGGCGTGAAATATTTGGAGGATAAGGGGACGGATATTTTCTTTATCACGCTCAATAAATCAGATAAGGATTTCTCGCCGTCCACCCTATACGAAGACTATGCGATTAACGAGCGTTTGTTCCATTGGCAGACTCAAAGCCGCATCTCGGAGGAGACGAAAACCGCTCAAAGATATATTCATCATAAGCAGCTTGGCCATCGCATTGCTTTATTCGTTCGTGAATACAAGGAAGAGCATAATTTCACGTCGCCGTTTATGTTTTTAGGAGAAGTGGAGTATGTTAGGCACGAAGGGAATAAGCCGATGAGCTTTGTGTGGCGCTTGAAGAAGGAAATGCCTCCTGCCTTAGTGCCGGCAGCGAATAAAGCGATTGTTTAG